From one Flavobacterium kingsejongi genomic stretch:
- the pyk gene encoding pyruvate kinase: MSTRKKTKIVATLGPACSTREVINEMIIAGVNVFRINFSHADYTDVKEKIDIIRSLNDEFGYNTSILADLQGPKLRVGVMKEDIIVNKGDLITFTTAEDIPGTAERVYMNYKEFPKDVNPGERVLLDDGKLIFEVVETDRDTEVLARVVQGGPLKSKKGVNLPNTKVSLPALTQKDIKDALFAIENQVDWIALSFVRTAEDLMELQDLIAKHSSYKIPIIAKIEKPEGVENIDKIVAFCDGLMVARGDLGVEVPAHEVPLIQKKLVNRAKTARIPVIIATQMMETMITSLTPTRAEVNDVANSVMDGADAVMLSGETSVGNYPIQVIEKMTQIIEAVEDSPLIQVPQNTPQVRTKRFITKSICYHAAQMANVIKAKAISTLTNSGYTAFQISAWRPQAHILVFTSNKRILTQLGLLWGVTPIYYDEFVSTDDTVEHVNDIAREKGYVEKGDMLVNLAAMPVVEKGMVNTLRVSEITD, translated from the coding sequence ATGTCAACAAGAAAAAAGACTAAAATTGTAGCCACATTAGGCCCGGCCTGCAGCACCAGAGAAGTTATTAACGAGATGATCATTGCAGGTGTAAATGTGTTTAGAATTAATTTTTCCCATGCCGATTACACGGATGTAAAAGAAAAGATAGACATCATCAGAAGCCTGAATGATGAATTCGGATACAACACTTCCATATTAGCCGATTTACAAGGACCAAAATTACGTGTAGGCGTAATGAAAGAAGATATTATCGTCAACAAAGGTGACCTTATCACTTTCACTACTGCCGAGGACATTCCTGGTACCGCTGAACGTGTATACATGAACTACAAAGAATTTCCTAAGGATGTAAATCCGGGAGAAAGAGTATTGCTGGATGACGGTAAACTGATCTTTGAAGTGGTAGAAACCGACCGTGATACTGAAGTTTTAGCCAGAGTTGTACAAGGAGGCCCTTTGAAATCTAAAAAAGGCGTTAACCTTCCGAATACAAAAGTATCCCTTCCTGCACTGACACAAAAAGATATTAAAGATGCCCTTTTTGCTATTGAAAACCAGGTAGACTGGATTGCTCTTTCATTCGTAAGAACTGCAGAAGATTTAATGGAATTGCAAGATTTGATCGCAAAACATTCCAGCTATAAAATTCCAATTATTGCAAAAATCGAGAAACCGGAAGGTGTTGAGAATATCGACAAAATCGTTGCTTTCTGTGACGGCCTGATGGTAGCCCGTGGTGACCTTGGTGTTGAAGTTCCGGCACATGAGGTACCTTTGATCCAGAAAAAACTGGTAAACAGAGCTAAAACAGCCCGTATCCCGGTAATCATCGCTACACAAATGATGGAAACTATGATCACCAGCCTTACACCCACACGTGCAGAGGTAAATGACGTGGCCAACTCTGTAATGGACGGTGCTGATGCGGTTATGCTTTCCGGAGAAACTTCGGTAGGAAACTATCCAATCCAGGTTATTGAAAAAATGACCCAGATCATCGAAGCGGTGGAAGATTCACCACTAATCCAGGTACCACAAAATACTCCACAGGTACGTACAAAAAGATTTATTACTAAATCAATTTGTTACCACGCTGCACAAATGGCCAATGTTATCAAAGCAAAAGCGATTTCAACATTGACAAACAGCGGTTATACAGCATTCCAAATTTCTGCCTGGAGACCACAAGCTCATATTCTTGTTTTTACATCCAACAAAAGAATTCTGACACAATTGGGATTATTATGGGGAGTAACTCCAATTTACTATGACGAATTCGTAAGTACCGATGATACCGTTGAACATGTAAACGATATTGCCAGAGAAAAAGGATACGTAGAAAAAGGAGACATGCTGGTCAACCTTGCTGCTATGCCAGTAGTAGAAAAAGGAATGGTAAATACCTTAAGGGTTTCTGAAATCACAGACTAA
- a CDS encoding Bax inhibitor-1/YccA family membrane protein — MALQSKNPFLKDKSFQKVSRYDAEIIHNPAQLDGTMTLQGTINKSFILLGLLIATACVTWYMTITGLNAIIPMVGGAIVGLILVVVASFKPHLSGYLAPGYALFEGLFIGGISAFFELSYPGIVVQAVGATFITFIVCFALYKFRIVNVTERFKGIVIAATLAIATFYVVSWLLTMFTSFVPPHYGNSLLSIGISVFVIIVAALNLFLDFDQIEKGAQMEAPKYMEWYSSMGLMITLVWLYVEFLRLFSKISSRN, encoded by the coding sequence ATGGCCTTACAATCTAAAAACCCTTTTTTGAAAGACAAATCGTTTCAAAAAGTAAGTCGATATGACGCTGAAATCATTCACAATCCGGCACAGCTTGACGGTACTATGACCCTTCAGGGAACCATCAACAAAAGTTTTATACTGCTCGGATTATTAATAGCCACAGCCTGCGTTACCTGGTATATGACCATTACAGGCCTCAATGCTATCATTCCTATGGTGGGTGGTGCAATTGTAGGTCTTATTTTAGTAGTGGTAGCTTCTTTCAAACCGCATTTATCGGGTTATCTTGCCCCGGGCTACGCCTTGTTCGAAGGATTGTTCATTGGTGGGATCTCCGCATTTTTTGAACTATCATATCCTGGCATAGTCGTTCAGGCGGTAGGCGCGACCTTCATCACGTTTATCGTGTGTTTTGCACTGTATAAATTCCGTATTGTAAACGTAACGGAACGCTTTAAAGGCATTGTAATCGCTGCTACACTGGCTATTGCGACCTTTTATGTGGTTTCATGGCTTTTAACGATGTTTACAAGCTTTGTACCGCCACATTACGGAAACTCCCTACTGAGTATCGGAATTAGTGTTTTCGTTATTATAGTAGCTGCTTTGAATCTTTTCCTGGATTTCGACCAAATCGAAAAAGGAGCACAGATGGAAGCCCCAAAATATATGGAATGGTACAGCTCTATGGGATTAATGATTACGCTGGTATGGCTGTATGTAGAATTCCTGCGTTTGTTTTCTAAAATTAGCAGCCGAAACTAA
- a CDS encoding PAS domain-containing protein: MTNFKDYDDANALFSGQLKIKALPLLSWDFYGIYYQEVNAMLSDAKKIEEFSVAAQWENPPEWKARLEEDHVVVITDPELTIVFASRNMFRMNGYNPEEVVGKKPKVFQGMATAPIVKQKIKKAISTEQPFTATLINYSKDGTPYNCYIEGVPVFNKKGKLSHFMAFEKVA, encoded by the coding sequence ATGACTAATTTTAAAGACTATGATGACGCCAATGCTCTTTTTTCAGGCCAACTGAAAATTAAAGCTTTGCCATTGCTTTCCTGGGATTTCTACGGAATCTATTATCAGGAGGTAAATGCTATGCTGTCGGATGCCAAGAAAATTGAAGAATTCTCTGTTGCAGCGCAGTGGGAAAACCCACCCGAATGGAAAGCCCGCCTGGAAGAGGATCACGTTGTGGTTATCACAGATCCGGAGCTGACGATTGTGTTTGCTTCCCGGAATATGTTCCGGATGAATGGGTATAACCCGGAAGAAGTGGTAGGTAAAAAACCAAAAGTATTTCAGGGAATGGCTACAGCACCTATTGTAAAGCAAAAAATAAAAAAAGCCATTAGCACGGAACAGCCATTTACGGCGACATTAATTAACTATTCCAAAGACGGTACCCCTTATAATTGTTATATTGAAGGCGTGCCGGTATTCAATAAAAAAGGCAAGCTTTCACACTTCATGGCATTTGAGAAAGTAGCATAA
- the dinB gene encoding DNA polymerase IV, giving the protein MEEVLVQRKIIHVDMDAFYASVEQMDFPELKGKPVAVGGGENRGVVAAASYEARKFGVRSAMSGYLAKKNCPDLIFVRPRFDRYKEISRKIRTIFLEYTDLVEPLSLDEAYLDVTYNKKGNPSASMIAREIRERIFQETGLTASAGISVNKFIAKVASDYNKPNGQKTVGPDDVLAFLEQLAIGKFYGVGKVTTEKMYQLGIFTGLDLKTKSLEFLVEQFGKSGTFYYYVVRGIHNSEVKPNRIAKSVGTEHTFDTNISSEVFMEEKLEIIANELASRLQKHKVSGKTITLKIKYSDFTQQTRSKTLPYFISDKSLIMESVRELLYQEKLKDSVRLLGISLGNLNTEVKKTVVAVQLKFDF; this is encoded by the coding sequence ATGGAGGAGGTTTTGGTGCAGCGAAAAATTATTCATGTGGATATGGATGCATTCTATGCTTCTGTAGAGCAGATGGATTTTCCGGAACTGAAAGGAAAACCCGTTGCTGTAGGTGGAGGTGAAAACCGGGGTGTGGTAGCAGCCGCGAGTTATGAAGCCCGTAAATTTGGGGTGCGGAGTGCGATGAGTGGTTACCTGGCCAAAAAGAATTGCCCGGATTTGATTTTTGTCCGGCCGCGTTTTGACCGTTACAAAGAAATTTCCCGAAAAATCAGGACCATATTCCTGGAATATACCGATCTGGTAGAGCCGCTGTCTTTGGATGAGGCCTATCTAGATGTAACGTATAATAAAAAAGGAAACCCAAGTGCTTCAATGATTGCACGGGAGATCCGGGAACGCATATTCCAGGAAACAGGATTGACTGCTTCTGCAGGGATTTCAGTAAATAAATTTATTGCCAAGGTCGCGAGTGACTACAACAAACCCAACGGGCAAAAGACGGTAGGGCCGGACGATGTGCTTGCATTCTTAGAACAACTCGCGATTGGGAAGTTTTATGGGGTAGGGAAAGTGACTACCGAAAAAATGTACCAACTGGGTATTTTTACCGGGTTGGATCTTAAAACGAAATCCCTGGAGTTTTTGGTAGAGCAGTTTGGGAAGTCCGGGACTTTCTATTATTATGTCGTCCGTGGGATCCATAACAGCGAAGTGAAACCAAACCGTATTGCCAAGTCCGTAGGGACAGAACATACTTTTGATACCAATATTTCTTCGGAAGTTTTTATGGAGGAGAAACTTGAAATTATTGCCAATGAATTAGCATCTCGTTTGCAGAAGCATAAAGTGTCCGGAAAGACCATCACATTAAAAATCAAATACAGCGATTTTACACAGCAAACCCGCAGCAAGACATTGCCGTATTTTATTTCGGACAAAAGCCTTATTATGGAAAGTGTACGGGAACTGCTCTATCAGGAGAAATTAAAAGATTCGGTGCGTTTATTGGGTATTTCATTAGGGAACCTGAATACGGAAGTGAAGAAAACAGTAGTAGCGGTACAATTGAAATTCGATTTCTAA
- a CDS encoding NAD(P)H-binding protein, which translates to MGKTAIILGATGAVGSQLLEKLLQDPEYSKIKLFARGENTHTAAKIDYHKIDVLELERYATVFTGDVVFCCIGTTKAKTPDTTQYRKIDFGIPVTAARLSKENGIPVFIVISALGANSKSSTFYTKTKGEMQDAVLELALPKTHILQPSLIVSKRADSRILEKIATGFMALLNPLLVGSARKYRSIIAEKIAIAMQWLATHDYATFVPSDKIQEIAHRAIT; encoded by the coding sequence ATGGGAAAAACAGCTATTATTTTAGGAGCCACAGGAGCCGTCGGAAGTCAATTGCTGGAAAAGCTATTGCAGGATCCTGAATATTCAAAAATCAAATTATTTGCCCGGGGCGAAAACACGCACACAGCGGCAAAAATTGACTACCATAAAATTGATGTATTGGAACTGGAGCGCTATGCAACAGTATTCACCGGCGATGTCGTATTTTGCTGCATTGGCACTACAAAAGCCAAAACACCAGATACCACACAATACCGAAAAATTGATTTCGGCATTCCGGTAACCGCAGCACGATTGTCCAAAGAAAATGGCATTCCGGTTTTTATTGTCATTTCAGCCCTGGGTGCCAATAGCAAAAGCAGCACTTTTTATACTAAAACCAAAGGAGAAATGCAGGATGCCGTTTTGGAACTGGCATTGCCGAAAACCCATATCCTCCAGCCTTCCCTGATCGTCAGCAAAAGAGCTGACAGCCGGATACTGGAAAAAATAGCCACCGGATTTATGGCGCTATTGAATCCATTACTTGTTGGAAGTGCGCGGAAATACCGAAGCATCATCGCAGAAAAAATTGCCATAGCCATGCAGTGGCTTGCCACACATGACTATGCTACTTTTGTACCTTCTGATAAAATACAGGAGATTGCCCATCGGGCCATTACGTAA
- a CDS encoding site-specific recombinase, whose translation MKLRRKPKMTLKRYFEENFNDKQLWKFKTEDVELMVELVNLVRPKNPKTIPVVDLSELIGLLQENPGYREGLLDYIKSQLANKKFNKILSDAGILQDADFFYEVRKRLFAKFIPEQPEKDTLQFILNQVFFVNTDPLWIKKIPQEQIRELFSLLKFRSIYLSSAENSPLTELVFAMEVITHRICGRAMETDVIQMVPEYENFESPFLAFQRELLLMGEKLIESRKNFIDAGDLGYKQLVILHKQCTDYVENAFKNSNKYGISLRVNQSLLRIRQQLYRLKSLLPLLILREVEDADRNTIYLSYKLIKYNCDKNNIRKLINESTQLLSYEVTQHTANTGEHYITNSRKEYYKMFRTAAGGGFIVGILCIIKVLLGKVETSGFGHAFLYSMNYSFGFIAIYICGFTLATKQPAMTASALVRALQEGFKQKVQEDNEYKYKKFAIFFARVFRSQFIAFVGNVIIAFPVSLLGIWLIDEAFHYNIAQEKWPTLLNDLHPIYSAAIFHAAIAGVFLFLSGIIAGSIANRDKHNHIYYRIQEHPLLKLSLGKTRTKKLAGLYEKKWAGIISNFWFGIFMGSTASIGIFLGLNIDIRHITFASGNLALALYGADFYITNWMLFWGVLGIGIIGLVNFIVSFSLSLGLAFRSRNIPLSELRQVAGAIFRYFMSKPLHFFFPPKSSIT comes from the coding sequence ATGAAATTGAGAAGAAAGCCAAAAATGACATTAAAGCGCTATTTTGAAGAAAACTTTAATGACAAGCAGTTATGGAAATTTAAAACAGAAGATGTTGAATTAATGGTGGAACTGGTCAATCTGGTTCGCCCGAAAAACCCAAAAACAATTCCTGTTGTAGACTTGTCCGAACTAATTGGCCTCCTCCAGGAAAATCCTGGCTATCGCGAAGGGCTGCTGGACTATATCAAAAGCCAGCTGGCCAATAAGAAGTTCAATAAAATCCTTTCGGATGCCGGTATTCTCCAGGATGCCGATTTCTTTTATGAAGTGCGTAAAAGGCTCTTTGCCAAATTTATTCCCGAACAGCCTGAAAAAGATACCCTGCAATTTATACTGAACCAGGTTTTCTTTGTCAATACCGATCCGTTATGGATCAAGAAAATTCCCCAGGAGCAGATCCGGGAGTTGTTTTCCCTGTTGAAATTTCGCTCTATTTACCTTTCCAGTGCCGAGAATTCCCCGCTTACCGAATTGGTTTTTGCTATGGAAGTGATTACACACCGCATCTGTGGGCGTGCTATGGAAACGGATGTCATCCAGATGGTACCGGAATATGAAAACTTCGAAAGCCCTTTCCTGGCTTTCCAGCGGGAATTGCTGCTGATGGGGGAAAAGCTGATTGAATCCCGGAAGAATTTCATCGATGCAGGAGATTTAGGCTACAAACAGTTGGTAATCCTGCACAAGCAGTGTACGGATTATGTCGAAAATGCCTTTAAGAACAGTAATAAATATGGAATTTCGCTGCGGGTAAACCAAAGTCTGTTGCGAATCCGCCAGCAATTATACCGATTAAAATCCCTGTTGCCGCTATTGATACTGCGGGAAGTGGAAGATGCTGACAGGAATACCATTTACCTTTCCTATAAGCTCATCAAGTACAATTGTGATAAGAACAACATCCGTAAGCTGATCAATGAGAGTACCCAGTTGTTGTCCTATGAAGTCACCCAGCATACCGCCAATACCGGGGAACATTATATTACCAACAGCCGTAAGGAATATTATAAAATGTTCCGTACTGCTGCAGGAGGTGGTTTTATTGTAGGCATACTGTGTATTATAAAAGTGCTCTTGGGAAAAGTGGAAACCAGCGGATTTGGCCATGCCTTTCTCTATAGCATGAATTATTCGTTTGGTTTTATTGCCATTTATATCTGCGGATTTACACTGGCTACAAAACAGCCAGCGATGACGGCATCTGCCTTGGTGCGCGCATTGCAGGAGGGCTTCAAGCAAAAAGTACAGGAGGATAATGAGTACAAATACAAAAAATTCGCGATCTTTTTTGCCCGGGTCTTCCGTTCGCAGTTTATTGCCTTTGTCGGAAACGTGATCATTGCCTTTCCGGTCTCGTTGCTTGGGATATGGCTTATCGATGAGGCTTTTCATTACAATATCGCGCAGGAGAAATGGCCTACACTGCTCAATGACCTGCACCCGATTTATTCGGCAGCCATCTTTCATGCCGCAATAGCCGGGGTATTCCTATTTTTGTCAGGTATCATTGCGGGTAGTATTGCCAATCGGGACAAGCACAATCATATTTACTATCGGATTCAGGAACACCCTTTGCTTAAATTGAGTTTAGGTAAAACACGAACCAAGAAATTAGCAGGCCTTTATGAGAAGAAATGGGCCGGGATCATCTCGAATTTCTGGTTTGGTATTTTTATGGGAAGTACAGCTTCTATCGGGATATTCCTGGGATTGAATATTGATATCAGGCACATCACTTTTGCCAGTGGTAATCTGGCTTTGGCATTGTATGGTGCCGATTTCTACATCACCAATTGGATGTTATTTTGGGGAGTCTTAGGGATTGGAATCATTGGACTGGTCAATTTCATTGTGAGTTTCAGCCTGTCGTTAGGACTTGCATTCCGTTCCCGTAACATCCCGCTCTCCGAATTACGTCAGGTGGCAGGGGCAATTTTCCGTTACTTTATGAGCAAACCCTTGCATTTCTTTTTCCCGCCTAAAAGCAGTATTACGTAA
- a CDS encoding CYTH domain-containing protein, which produces MLEIERKFLVTSDVYKTQAVISKRIIQGYLNSDPERTVRVRIKGEQGFLTIKGKGNDSGTTRFEWEKEIPHHEAEQLMALCEKGTIDKTRHEIFIGGHVFEVDEFHGSNEGLVLAEVELQSENESFERPSWLGEEKTGDNRYYNSYLSNNPFASW; this is translated from the coding sequence ATGCTTGAAATAGAACGTAAATTCCTGGTCACTTCTGATGTTTACAAAACCCAGGCTGTTATTTCAAAACGAATTATCCAGGGCTATCTCAATTCCGATCCGGAGCGAACGGTACGCGTCCGTATCAAAGGGGAACAGGGCTTTCTCACCATCAAAGGCAAAGGAAACGATTCCGGCACTACCCGTTTTGAATGGGAAAAGGAAATCCCACACCATGAGGCTGAACAATTGATGGCTTTATGCGAAAAAGGCACTATCGACAAAACCCGTCATGAAATCTTTATCGGAGGCCACGTTTTTGAAGTGGATGAATTCCACGGTAGCAATGAAGGATTGGTTTTGGCAGAAGTAGAATTACAATCTGAAAATGAATCGTTTGAACGTCCGAGTTGGTTGGGTGAAGAAAAAACAGGCGACAACCGCTATTACAATTCCTATTTGAGCAATAATCCCTTCGCTTCTTGGTAA
- a CDS encoding YpdA family putative bacillithiol disulfide reductase gives MTEKTYDIIIIGGGPIGLACAIAAQQKGLDYLILEKGSLVNSIFHYPLYMTFFSTAERLEIGAIPFNCIAPKPGRQEALEYYRNIHRYFNFNIQLFEKADRITKTGSLFQVTTAKSEYTTRKVIIATGFYDIPLLMEIPGENLPKVAHYYKESHEYAFRKILIVGANNSSVDAALECWRKGAEVIMVIRKNEINNRVKYWAKPDIENRIAEGSITAYFESNVTEIRDTEVDIATPNGPITVANDVVLALTGYRPDLDFLTQSGITLSADGKCVPEYNPETMETNVPGLYLAGVVCGGLETQKWYIENSRVHADMIIDHITAI, from the coding sequence ATGACGGAGAAAACATACGACATTATCATTATTGGCGGTGGCCCTATTGGATTGGCCTGTGCCATAGCAGCGCAACAAAAAGGACTAGATTACTTAATCCTTGAAAAAGGATCGCTCGTCAACAGCATTTTTCATTACCCCCTTTACATGACGTTCTTTTCCACTGCCGAAAGGCTGGAAATAGGCGCTATTCCGTTCAACTGTATTGCCCCGAAACCGGGCCGTCAGGAGGCATTGGAATATTACCGGAACATTCACCGGTATTTCAACTTCAACATACAGCTGTTTGAAAAAGCAGACCGTATCACCAAAACCGGCTCCCTTTTTCAGGTCACTACAGCAAAATCGGAATATACTACCCGCAAGGTTATTATTGCCACGGGGTTTTACGACATCCCTTTATTGATGGAGATTCCCGGCGAAAACCTGCCTAAAGTTGCCCATTATTATAAAGAATCCCACGAATATGCATTCCGTAAAATCCTGATCGTAGGCGCAAACAACTCTTCTGTCGATGCGGCCTTGGAATGCTGGCGTAAAGGTGCCGAAGTCATTATGGTAATCCGGAAAAATGAAATCAACAACAGGGTAAAATACTGGGCCAAACCGGATATCGAAAATCGCATTGCCGAAGGGAGCATTACAGCTTATTTTGAATCCAATGTCACCGAAATCCGCGATACGGAAGTGGATATCGCCACACCGAATGGCCCCATTACAGTAGCCAATGATGTGGTACTGGCATTAACGGGCTACCGTCCGGATTTGGATTTCCTGACCCAATCCGGCATTACGCTTTCTGCCGATGGCAAATGTGTTCCGGAATACAATCCCGAAACGATGGAAACCAATGTTCCGGGACTGTATCTCGCAGGTGTCGTTTGTGGGGGACTGGAAACCCAAAAATGGTATATCGAAAATTCACGGGTACATGCCGATATGATTATCGACCATATTACCGCTATCTAA